Part of the Mus caroli chromosome 1, CAROLI_EIJ_v1.1, whole genome shotgun sequence genome, GCCTCGGGATCGGGTGGCCGGGCGCGCGCAGGCGCAGAGGCCGCGCGCGGGGCAGGCTGGAGCGGGCCTCACCGCGCAGGCGGCCCGGTGCAGCTCGACGATGTGCCTCTCCGCTGCAGTTAACTCTCGGCTCCCTGGATGCCTCGGCTCTCCTTCGGGCGTTCCCCAGGAGTCGGCCACGGAGCCGCCGCGGGCTCCTTCGGAAGTCGAACCGAGGCTTGAGCTGAGCTGCTGTCGGAAACCTTCGGCCCTAGGCGGTGACCTCCAAAGCGACACCCTCGCCAGCGTCCAGATCCCCTGGGCTG contains:
- the C1H1orf53 gene encoding uncharacterized protein C1orf53 homolog isoform X2, which codes for MAAQGIWTLARVSLWRSPPRAEGFRQQLSSSLGSTSEGARGGSVADSWGTPEGEPRHPGSRELTAAERHIVELHRAACAVRPAPACPARGLCACARPATRSRGSPARGCSTSGLGLAS
- the C1H1orf53 gene encoding uncharacterized protein C1orf53 homolog isoform X1 — encoded protein: MAAQGIWTLARVSLWRSPPRAEGFRQQLSSSLGSTSEGARGGSVADSWGTPEGEPRHPGSRELTAAERHIVELHRAACAAGQLSYMDPATGYVVLTRLAHLRRGACCGSACRHCPYGQVNVKDPSKKKQFNSYFYV